The Nostoc sp. UHCC 0926 genome has a window encoding:
- a CDS encoding YdcF family protein: MRWKSRTIYRAALWLVRPILLTIPVSLLVINIVPLFFCQAPLVNSKRKTFDVIIVLGNPANSDGSIGEIARQRVLKAVELFHTGRAKYILFSGAAVYNHYVEADVMANFAHSIGVPRSVLVTDTQARNTYQNLFNASEIMLKNHWSSALIVTSPYHVRRTVFIVSHIGIDYQVVKCKVPVAAWIWQLLIGQWENYLLTRLAFDGYSKSYGLTQEQMLRPRKEVNQ; encoded by the coding sequence ATGCGATGGAAATCTAGAACAATTTATCGAGCAGCACTATGGTTGGTTAGACCGATTTTGTTGACGATACCAGTTTCACTGCTTGTCATAAATATTGTTCCTCTATTTTTCTGTCAAGCACCTTTGGTCAACTCGAAACGCAAAACCTTCGATGTCATCATTGTACTTGGCAACCCAGCAAATTCAGACGGCAGTATTGGTGAGATTGCGCGGCAAAGAGTTCTCAAAGCTGTAGAACTCTTTCATACTGGACGGGCGAAATACATTTTGTTTTCAGGTGCAGCCGTATATAATCACTATGTTGAAGCCGATGTGATGGCAAATTTCGCCCACTCTATAGGAGTTCCTAGAAGTGTTTTAGTGACAGACACACAGGCAAGAAATACTTACCAGAATCTATTCAATGCAAGCGAGATCATGCTTAAGAATCACTGGTCTTCGGCTTTGATTGTTACGTCGCCATACCATGTCAGGCGTACTGTATTTATAGTGTCCCACATAGGCATCGATTATCAAGTTGTGAAGTGCAAAGTACCCGTTGCAGCATGGATTTGGCAATTGCTCATAGGTCAATGGGAAAATTACCTGTTGACTCGATTAGCATTTGATGGATACTCAAAATCCTATGGATTGACTCAAGAACAGATGCTGCGACCGCGCAAGGAAGTTAACCAGTAA